The genome window ACGCTTGCCCATACTGTGGCATAACGATAGGAGAGATAGAGCCGAGATCATTTTCGTTTAACTCGCCGTTTGGATCCTGCAAGGCATGCAACGGACTTGGGGTAAAGATGGAGTTTGATGCAGATTTGGTGATCCCAGACATGACAAAGTCAATTCTTGACGGGGCGATTGTCCCATGGAGCGGGAGGTTCTCATCGTTTAGAAGACAAGAGCTTCGCGCAGTCGGGAAAAAAATTGGATTTGACCTGCTAACGCCGATGAACAAGATGAAACCTGAGCAGATCAAAGTCATCCTGTATGGGACAGACCAGATGATTCACTTCCAGTATGAGTCAAAGACTAGTGACTCTTTTTGGCAGCATACCAACTCCTTTGAGGGAGTGTTAAACAACCTACAGCGTGCATTTATGGAGACGGATTCAGAGTCAAAAAGAGAATGGCTAAAGCAGTTTATGCGTGATACGCCATGTAGTGAGTGTAAGGGAAAAAAGCTCAGACCGGAGGCGCTTGCAGTCAAGGTAAACGGCACAGGCATTAGCGAAGTGTGCGATTTGTCAATTGACGAGTGTTATGACTTTTTCAAAAACATCAAACTGACAGAGACTGAGAAATACATTGCAAAAGACGTCCTAAAGGAAATCACAGAGAGGTTGGAATTTTTAAAAAATGTAGGGCTAAACTATCTTACACTAAACAGACAGAGCTCGACTTTGTCTGGAGGGGAGTCGCAACGAATAAGGCTGGCCACGCAAATAGGCTCAAATCTCACAGGCGTACTGTACGTTCTTGACGAGCCTACAATCGGCCTTCACCAAAGGGACAATGCAAGACTGATCAAAACGCTCGTCAAGCTTCGTGATCTTGGAAACACCATAATCGTAGTAGAGCATGACGAGGAAGTGATCCGAAACGCAGACTGGATAGTAGACCTAGGTCCAGGGGCTGGGATTCATGGGGGAAGCATAGTCTTTGAGGGAACAGTAGCACAGATTCTTAACAACCACAAGTCGGTAACTGGTGACTACCTCAAAGACAGAGGCCTGATCAGACTTGCAAACAAGATACGCAATCAGAAAGGTAAAATCACAATCAACGGGGCTGCAGAAAACAATCTCAAAAAAATCAAGGTGGAAATTCCGCTTGGGTATTTGGTGACAGTAACTGGGGTGTCAGGATCAGGCAAGTCCACGCTTGTAAATGAGGTTTTGCTAAAGGCACTCGCATCGCATTTTTACAAGGTCAACGAGAAGCCAGGAAAGCACGACTCCATAAAGGGAACCGAAAACATCGACAAGGTGATTGCGATAGACCAGTCCCCAATAGGAAGAACCCCAAGATCAAATCCTGCGACATATGTCGGTGTATTTACCCACATACGAGACTTGTTTGCAAATACGGAGACTGCAAAAGAGCGAGGATATGCACCAGGACAGTTTTCGTTTAACGTTGCAGATGGAAGGTGCTTTGCCTGTGAGGGAGACGGCGTCAAAAAAATAGAGATGCAGTTTCTCTCAGACGTGTATGTACGGTGCGACGAGTGCAAGGGAAAGCGCTACAATTCTGAGACACTCTCAGTTTTGTACAAGGGCAAAAACGTATCAGACGTTTTGGATATGACAGTCGAAGAGGCATTGTCATTTTTTGAAAACATTCCTTCAATTAGACGTATATTGCAGACAATTTACGACGTTGGGCTTGGTTATATCAAACTGGGGCAATCCTCAACTACGCTATCAGGAGGAGAGGCCCAAAGAGTAAAGCTTGCATCAGAGCTTGCAAAAAGAGGGACTGGGCAGACCATGTACATTTTAGACGAGCCTACGACTGGGCTTCACTTTGCAGATGTTCAAAAACTCCTCGATGTCTTAAACAGGCTAGTGAACCTTGGAAACACAGTAGTCGTAATAGAGCACAACATGGATGTCATAAAAAATTCGGATTGGATAATTGATTTGGGACCAGAGGGAGGAGACAAGGGCGGACAGGTAGTAGCCGCTGGAACGCCTGCACAGGTTGCAAGCAACCCGAAAAGCTACACAGGGCAGTACCTAAAGAAGATCCTAGTAAATTGACATTTAATATCAAAAAGACAACCATCCCATCGCACCCTGGAATTTATCTGATGAAAGATTCCAATGGAAAAATAATCTATATCGGAAAAGCAAAAAATCTAAAAAACAGAGTCCGCTCGTATTTCGTAAAAAACCAAAACTACAAGACGCAGAAACTAGTTGAAAAGATTTCAGATGTCGAGTTCGTATTAACGGACAATGAAAGTGAGGCGTTCTTGCTTGAATCAAATATGATAAAGCAGTACCGCCCAGTGTACAATATCGAGCTCAAAGACCAGCAAAGATACACATACCTTAGACTGACAAACGAAAAATACCCAAGGCTTTTAGTGGCACGAAGAACTCGTGCCGGAAAATTCCTCGGAGATGGAAAAATTTTTGGTCCATTCACACAGGGCAGCTCAAAACTCCTAACAATTGGTTCTCTTCGAAAGGCATTTCAGATTCGCATCTGCAAGAGACTTCCAAAAAAGGCATGCCTTGAGTACCACTTGGGAAACTGTGAGGCCCCGTGCCAATTCAAAGATGCGCAAGACAGGTATGAAAAACACGTTTCAAACTTGGAATCAGTCCTGAAAGGGCGCGACCCACAGTTGTTTGTTAAAAAACTGGAATCCGAAATGATAGACGCATCAGAACGTCTACAGTTTGAGCGTGCAAGAGAGATCCGAGATACGCTTCAGAGGCTTGGAAGCCTTGGGACTAGACAAAAAATGGAAAATGTGAGAGACTCTGACGAAGAATATTTCGGGGCCAGAACGATAGAGCAAAGTGTCCTAGTAATGACATTTAGAAAGACAAACGGCGTGATTCGCGACAGCAACAAGTTTTCCTTTGATCTAGTTGGGGACAATTCATTTTCAAATTTTCTGCACCAGTATTATACGACAAATCAGATACCTCCCAACATAATAGTAAACGAGATGCCAGAAAACGCAAGACTGCTTGAGCAGTTGTTTTCAAAAAAATCCAATCATCAAGTAAAAATCCTTTCTCCAGCAGCTGGCAAAAGAAAAGAGATGATAGATTTGATTTTAAGAAACATAGATGTGATCCAGTCAAAAGGCTCGGATCCTGCACTAATTGAGATAAAAGAAAGGCTCAGATTGCATGAGATTCCAAAGACCATAGAATGCTTCGACATATCAAACCACGGCATAGATTACGCAGTAGGATCAATGTCAAGATTTGTCAATGGTAGACCCGACAAGTCAGGATATAGGAAGTTTAGAATTAAAACCATTACAGGTAGAGACGACTTTGCAATGATCAATGAAATCGTAAAGCGTAGATACCTCAGACTTGACAGCAAAAAAGCGCAATTGCCAGATCTTGTTTTGATAGACGGTGGAAAGGGACAGCTAAGTGCTGCACTATCTGCATTGCAAAGTCTTGGTTTGAAAATTCCCTGCGCATCACTTGCAAAAGAAAATGAGGAGATATACATTCCATCTCAAAAAGAGCCAATCATAATTTCAAAAACCAGTCAAGCCCTCAAAATACTGCAGTTTGCACGAGACGAAGCACACAGATTTGGAGTTGCGTACAACAGAGCATTGCGTAAAATAAAGCACAAATAGTCATTAGAAAGTAAATTTGTCCAATCACACCATAGTACAATAAACATTTGTTTACATTTCCACAAGATAATTTTATCTTCTTTTGACGCCAAAGAACAGATCTGGCAGTGTCAAATGTTTACAAATCCATTTTTGAAGCAAACCTAGACGGAAGACTCGAGGAGCTGCTAATCAATTTGCTACGATATGATTCCTCTGCAAACGTTCAAGAGCCAATTAGGAATTTTTTGTACAATTATCAAATAATGTCGGATAATTTTTGGTCTACATACAAGAATGCAAAAACATACGAAGATGTTTTGGGATGCTATTACCAGTTTTCAAAAAACCAATGTGTGATAATCGAAACACTGCTTGAAAATCTCAAGCTCACACTAGATGACTATAATGTAAAAGAAGACTTGCAAGTGATGCTAAGAAATGGCTTTACGTTTTAGGCATGTCAATCAAAAATAACTTTAACAAGTAAAAACTACAATAATGCAAAAATGGATCATATTACAGAAGACGTTACAAGAGACATCATATGCGATCCAGTAGATAACAGACTTACGATCGCAAGGCATTTTCTTGGTAAAATTACGCCATCAATACCAAAAGAGAATAGCTTTGAGCATTTTTTACTCGAGGCAAACATTGATGCATTTTTGTTTTTTTCATCAAGCATCATAGATATGATCAAAATTGAGATAAATGACAGATTCGACTTGTTCGATAAGGAAAATGTCTTTTACATCCACGGAATACGAAAGAAACTAGGCAATGCAGGAGTTCAAAAACAAGTAAAAGATACCATTGCAAAATATTTTTCAGTTCCAACACACCAACGACCAAGTTCCGAAACAAGGCCCAGACACATAAAGACAGATCAAGGATATTTCGATGCGACAGACAGTACATTGTGGGAATTGCAAATATTACGAAACAAGGTGACTCATGGAAAAATCCTCAACATTGCAGATCATAAAATCACCCTTGACTTTACGATCAGAGACTTCAAAGGGCTGAAAACTCCTCCAAAGTATCAGGTCACAGTAGAAAACCCCAAAGAATACTTTGGACAGGTGTTTGACAATTTGACACAATTTGTAAGGCAAATTCGTCTGCTAAATCCCCAAAAAACACAATCATTTCATCACACAGAACAGTTTGATTTTAAGTTAGAATAGAATATGCGGACAAAAATGCGCAAAGTATTGCGATGTTGATGGCAGTCACGATTGATCCAACCTTTAAAAATTCAATAAACGAGAATGCCTTTTCTTTTCTTTTTTCTGCGGCTTCCAGTATTATCACATTGCTGGCAGCACCAAGTATGGTAAGATTCCCTGCCAAAGTACTTGCCCCCGCAAGTGCCATCCAGATTATGGTATCCTGACTGGCATATCCAAGATCATGTAGCACTGGAAGATAGATTGAGACAAAAGGCACGTTGCTCATCAACTGACTTAATCCAACGCTTGTCAGAACCACATGTAGTACAGATGAGGAATCAAGTCCATTAACGTGAGGAAGGGCAGACGAGAAAATTCCTATTGCCCCACCATACCACAATCCTCCCATGAATACAAACATGGATACAAAAAATACGATTATTTGCCAGTTCATCTTATAGAGTATTTCTTTTCGTTTGGCACTCACGGCAAATAACGTCAAGCCTCCAACCAACGAGATGTGACTAAAGTTCAGATCGGTTTGAATCCCAAACGTGTTAACAAAACCGATTGCAAAAAAACCAACTATTACAATTATTGTTATTATGGAAGATGTTCTTGCTAGCTTAAAGTCAGTGATTAATTCCTTTGTTGCAACAAGTTGAGAAACAGTAGCATGTGCTAGTTCTTTTTTGTATACTTGCTTGACTACAACATACGTTGCCCCAATACATGCAAGAGTTGGAGCCCCGAGATACTGTAAAAAAGTCCAAAATGGATACTCTAATCCACTAGATAATGAAATCAATAGATTTTGAGGATTTCCCATAGGTGTCATCATACTTCCAATCGTTATGCCAAACGCCAAGGTGATCAAAAGAGGTGCAGATCTTACTTGCATTTGTTTTGCAATACCCAAAATAATAGGCGTTGCAACGAGGGCCATTGTATCATTAATTAAAAATGCAGACAGGACACCAAGAACCAGCAAAATAAACCACAGTATACGGTCTGGTGTTTTCGCGTGTTCTAGAATTTTTATCGTGATGTATTTGAGTAACCCTGATGCTTCAAGTCCAGACACCAAGATAAACATGCCAATTAGGAAAAAGATCACGTCAAAATTAATCGACTGATATGCCTCATCAGGCGGAATTATTTGCAATAAAAGCACCGCCAGTGCACCAGCAGACATTGTCAACCACATTGGCAGACTGATTCCTCTAATGTTTCGGATTGCGATTAGACCATATACTATGACAAATATTACAATTGATACGGCTGTTGCAAAAGTCACATCCATTTTTGGGATTATTTTTTAATCTAGTATAAGTCAAACTTGCAATTAGCTTTATTTAGCCTAGAACAATCACAAGCGACATGACAGCCTCAGACAAATTTGGCATTGCTCTAGCGGTAGGAATAACTATCGTATTTGTTGCAATTGCCGGGTCTTTTGCATCTATGGAATCAACACCGGCTCCAGTTTCCGTACCAACTCCAGCTCCGGTTCCAGTACCAACTCCGGCTCCAGCACCGATGCCGGTTCCAGTACCAACTCCGACTCCAGCTCCAGTTGAGGAAGCAATAGTGGAAGAAGAGCCAGCTCCAGTTGAGGAAGCTCCAGTGGAAGAAGAACCATCTGCACCATCAGCAGTTGATGTATCAATTCCAAAAGGATCATCACTTCCAGGATGTGAAGAGAACGATGAATGTTTCATGCCAAGCATGGTAACAGTTAGTGTAGGTGGCACTGTAACATGGACAAATGATGATACAGCGGCGCATACGGTAACTAGTGGAACAGCATCAGATGGACCAGACGGCGTATTCGACAGCAGTATTCTCATGGCAGGAAAGACATTTGAGCATACGTTTGACGAAGAAGGAAGTTATGATTACTTCTGCGTGGTTCATCCATGGATGACAGGAAACGTCACAGTAGAGTAGACATTTCTGCATCAAATTCATTATTTTTCTTAATTTTTGAACAACTAAAAAAATCAGATTATTTTAGAAACATCTTGTGCCAGTTGATGTACTAGATTTTCATAGTCGGCGCGATTCTTGCCAAGTTTTTCAAGCTTTAGTTTTTCAACTTCATCTAGGCGGTTGTTCACTTGATCAGAGTTTCCCTGTAGTCGCATTTCAGCCATCACAAACAGTCGGTTATTTTCCTTCCAGAGGTGCGCAGATATGTGCTCAATGTATTCGCCGATAGCAGATGCAAGCTTGGTAGAGGAACCGGTCCCAAAGTATTCTTTTGCAGACTCTTCCATCCTATCTGCAATTTGCCTTGTCATTTGATGTTCCATAAGCATGACGGCAATTGGTCCCATATTGCGTGGCATTCCTGCCTGTTCCAGTGCAGGGAAAAGCGATTCTTCCTCTTTTCCATGGTGGCACACATCGGTAAAGTTTTTGGAAAAATCAATCACGGGTAAAAGTATTGATTCAGGTATGGTTTTTCCGTTTTTTAATAATTGCAGTGTTACTTCCATGGATTTTAACACTTTTTCAATTAGGTCGTGATCCTTTCTTAATGACGCAGTAGACATAGTATGATTCGAAATCCACATGGAATTTAAATCTAATTTGAATTACAGGAATTCGTCCAGGGAGTTTTCACGCAATGGCTGTGCGTCAAACCCCATTTTTGTCAAATCCGCCGCAAATTCTTCGACAAAACCATGTACGGTGTAGACTTTTTCTGCACCTGTCCTTTTGACCAAGTCGATTAATTCATCATAGTCACAATGATCGCTTAGCGGTATTGAATAGTCATTTTTCCGACCATAAGAAAGACCAGATTTTGCCCAGCCACTAAATCCTATTGTAACTGCACCATACTTTGATTTCATGTCTTTAATGAATTGGTTACTTTCAGACATTAGCGGTGCAACCATAACCCAGGGTTTTTTCTCAAGCAATCCTTTTGAGGCAGCTTCTGTGTGTCCAAGTCCGGGTTTAATGTCAATTCCTAATTTTCTGTGTAGATCATTCATTTCTTTGACTGAATCATGATAATACACAGGATCCCAATGGCCAAAAAGATGGGACAATGTTTGTGCCTTTCCAAGCTGGTACCCAAGCAGTATGACCGGTTTTCCTTTGTTATATAATTCTGAGATCAATTCGTTTACTTTTTTAATCGTCTCATCTAGCCTTGGGAAGACAAATTCAGGCTTGCCAAAAGTACACTCGGTTATCAAAGTCTTGCATTTTGGTATTGTTGCAGCCTTAAGAAAGCCCCTATCCCTAGTGCAGATATCCCCAGTGTAAAA of Candidatus Nitrosotenuis sp. DW1 contains these proteins:
- the uvrA gene encoding excinuclease ABC subunit UvrA; the encoded protein is MNDKLKIRGARHHNLKNLNLEIPKNKLVIISGLSGSGKSTLAFDTIYAEGQRRYVESLSAYARQFLEMMDKPDVDSIEGLSPAISIQQKTTSKNPRSTVGTTTEIYDYLRLLYARIGIPHCTKCGRKISNQSIESICESIFKDFDEKQILVLAPLIQRKKGTYEKLFEQMKKDGYSRARVDGQIVLLEDEIPKIDRQKWHNIEIVVDRLKSSKAEKSRLFEAIQTALKAARGYVLIASDKDEKMFSQNNACPYCGITIGEIEPRSFSFNSPFGSCKACNGLGVKMEFDADLVIPDMTKSILDGAIVPWSGRFSSFRRQELRAVGKKIGFDLLTPMNKMKPEQIKVILYGTDQMIHFQYESKTSDSFWQHTNSFEGVLNNLQRAFMETDSESKREWLKQFMRDTPCSECKGKKLRPEALAVKVNGTGISEVCDLSIDECYDFFKNIKLTETEKYIAKDVLKEITERLEFLKNVGLNYLTLNRQSSTLSGGESQRIRLATQIGSNLTGVLYVLDEPTIGLHQRDNARLIKTLVKLRDLGNTIIVVEHDEEVIRNADWIVDLGPGAGIHGGSIVFEGTVAQILNNHKSVTGDYLKDRGLIRLANKIRNQKGKITINGAAENNLKKIKVEIPLGYLVTVTGVSGSGKSTLVNEVLLKALASHFYKVNEKPGKHDSIKGTENIDKVIAIDQSPIGRTPRSNPATYVGVFTHIRDLFANTETAKERGYAPGQFSFNVADGRCFACEGDGVKKIEMQFLSDVYVRCDECKGKRYNSETLSVLYKGKNVSDVLDMTVEEALSFFENIPSIRRILQTIYDVGLGYIKLGQSSTTLSGGEAQRVKLASELAKRGTGQTMYILDEPTTGLHFADVQKLLDVLNRLVNLGNTVVVIEHNMDVIKNSDWIIDLGPEGGDKGGQVVAAGTPAQVASNPKSYTGQYLKKILVN
- the uvrC gene encoding excinuclease ABC subunit UvrC — encoded protein: MTFNIKKTTIPSHPGIYLMKDSNGKIIYIGKAKNLKNRVRSYFVKNQNYKTQKLVEKISDVEFVLTDNESEAFLLESNMIKQYRPVYNIELKDQQRYTYLRLTNEKYPRLLVARRTRAGKFLGDGKIFGPFTQGSSKLLTIGSLRKAFQIRICKRLPKKACLEYHLGNCEAPCQFKDAQDRYEKHVSNLESVLKGRDPQLFVKKLESEMIDASERLQFERAREIRDTLQRLGSLGTRQKMENVRDSDEEYFGARTIEQSVLVMTFRKTNGVIRDSNKFSFDLVGDNSFSNFLHQYYTTNQIPPNIIVNEMPENARLLEQLFSKKSNHQVKILSPAAGKRKEMIDLILRNIDVIQSKGSDPALIEIKERLRLHEIPKTIECFDISNHGIDYAVGSMSRFVNGRPDKSGYRKFRIKTITGRDDFAMINEIVKRRYLRLDSKKAQLPDLVLIDGGKGQLSAALSALQSLGLKIPCASLAKENEEIYIPSQKEPIIISKTSQALKILQFARDEAHRFGVAYNRALRKIKHK
- a CDS encoding ArsB/NhaD family transporter, which gives rise to MDVTFATAVSIVIFVIVYGLIAIRNIRGISLPMWLTMSAGALAVLLLQIIPPDEAYQSINFDVIFFLIGMFILVSGLEASGLLKYITIKILEHAKTPDRILWFILLVLGVLSAFLINDTMALVATPIILGIAKQMQVRSAPLLITLAFGITIGSMMTPMGNPQNLLISLSSGLEYPFWTFLQYLGAPTLACIGATYVVVKQVYKKELAHATVSQLVATKELITDFKLARTSSIITIIVIVGFFAIGFVNTFGIQTDLNFSHISLVGGLTLFAVSAKRKEILYKMNWQIIVFFVSMFVFMGGLWYGGAIGIFSSALPHVNGLDSSSVLHVVLTSVGLSQLMSNVPFVSIYLPVLHDLGYASQDTIIWMALAGASTLAGNLTILGAASNVIILEAAEKRKEKAFSFIEFLKVGSIVTAINIAILCAFLSAYSILT
- a CDS encoding cupredoxin domain-containing protein codes for the protein MTASDKFGIALAVGITIVFVAIAGSFASMESTPAPVSVPTPAPVPVPTPAPAPMPVPVPTPTPAPVEEAIVEEEPAPVEEAPVEEEPSAPSAVDVSIPKGSSLPGCEENDECFMPSMVTVSVGGTVTWTNDDTAAHTVTSGTASDGPDGVFDSSILMAGKTFEHTFDEEGSYDYFCVVHPWMTGNVTVE
- a CDS encoding hemerythrin domain-containing protein, with product MSTASLRKDHDLIEKVLKSMEVTLQLLKNGKTIPESILLPVIDFSKNFTDVCHHGKEEESLFPALEQAGMPRNMGPIAVMLMEHQMTRQIADRMEESAKEYFGTGSSTKLASAIGEYIEHISAHLWKENNRLFVMAEMRLQGNSDQVNNRLDEVEKLKLEKLGKNRADYENLVHQLAQDVSKII
- a CDS encoding MBL fold metallo-hydrolase RNA specificity domain-containing protein translates to MTKNGIACRNSKMIVNLDPKYSVENNINFVSHAHSDHLPNGKNGIILATKETKEIANIRGRELTNHVEYLDNFALYDSGHILGARSLLFDDVFYTGDICTRDRGFLKAATIPKCKTLITECTFGKPEFVFPRLDETIKKVNELISELYNKGKPVILLGYQLGKAQTLSHLFGHWDPVYYHDSVKEMNDLHRKLGIDIKPGLGHTEAASKGLLEKKPWVMVAPLMSESNQFIKDMKSKYGAVTIGFSGWAKSGLSYGRKNDYSIPLSDHCDYDELIDLVKRTGAEKVYTVHGFVEEFAADLTKMGFDAQPLRENSLDEFL